DNA from Lagenorhynchus albirostris chromosome 15, mLagAlb1.1, whole genome shotgun sequence:
CCCCTCGCCTGCACACTCGACTTAGGGCCGGGTTTCCCGGTCCTCCTGGAATCTTCTCCTGTCCTCACCTGGAGGCCGGCCCCAGCTGCTCGCTCTGGGCTGTTGGACTCAAGCAAACCTTCCCTCGGCCACccagtgaggaagaggaagaggaagacaggGCTTGCCTCAGTCTCCTGtaccctccccccttccttctgccTCCCCCCTCAATTCCATTCGATTTCCTTGAGCCCATGGACCCCTACTCCCGCAGCCATGCCGGAGATCCGCACCCCCTACCCTGCACCCTCGTATTGGACAGATGGTTCGTTGTTCAATTAGTCTTGAAATGGTGATCGAAACCAGAAGCACCGGTTTTGGCCCTTCTCTGCCAGCACTGACGCCCCCCTTTCTTCAAGCATCTTCGCCCTTGTCCTAAGAGGTAGGGCTTGGGGAATCCCGCGGGGAcgggaggagaaagggaagccCGAGGGCACAGGGCAAGGCCCCCTCTCTGCGGTTTTCTGCATCTGCAGAGCGAGGGAATCGGCCTCAATCGACGGGGCTGAGATGAGGCAGCACGAGCCCAGCAGCCAGCCGTCCAGGCGCGATGGacaggtggggctgggtcctgaggAAGAGCTGGCTCTGCGGGGCTGCGGGGGAGCTCTGAGCCCCGGAGGGGAGGGGCAGCCATGCTAAGGAGGCAGCAACCTGCCCGGCACTTGCTCAAGCCCTGGGTTGTGGTTTGTGGGGGTGGTTTCTGGAGCCCAGGCTGCGGCTTCAAATCCGGGTGATCAGGAGGGCAGAGCTCCCTGTGTGGGGATGTGGGGAGGTGCTGTGCTGGGGTGGCCTGCCTGCATCTGGGGAGCACTGTCCCCAGTTCTCTCCCCTTTGGAGAGCGCATGGGTCACGGCCACCGAGAGGGAAGGACACGGTCCTGGAGCCAGTCCCCAGCTTGACTGAGGTGGCAGTGAAACGAGGGTAACCTTATACATGTCAAAATGCAcagaactgtacacctaaaaagaGTGACTTTTACCATGTAtaaattatactcccataaaaataGATGAGAAAGAAATCACAGCCTCCTCGGAATGGCTAAAGAAAGCTGGATGCAAAAAAATACAGAAGCCAACCAAAcacaacccccctcccccaaatacaCCCCCAGCACCTTGCACGCACCACCCTGTCCTCCTGTGCCGCTGTGCCGCTGTCTGAGCAGTGAGCCTCCTGGGCCTGCCCCGCACACCTGGGCAGGATGCTCTTGCTTTGACCTTTCTCCAGGGGCCACGCAGCATCCCTGCGGCCACGCTGGGCTGGTAAGCAGTGGCCTGCCCCTGGTCTGTGTGTCCCCAAATCTGTTTTCTCACCGGCGCACTGTCCACACCTCGCCAGGTGCCGGGTGGGGCTCACGGTGTCCTCATAACAGGAAGCCTCGGATCTTACTTTGGGGGTCAGCGCTCCTTTTCTAGGCAACATGGTTGATGATCTGGGACTTCCTCAATATTGGTTCCCTCATTTTCAAAAGAGCCCCTCCCTGTTAGACATGACACCAATCCAGTCATAGGACCAGGGACCCTGCCTTCTTGttgataaaatgatttaaaaacattaaaaggatgagAACACGATCCTCCTGCCAATCTCCCCCTGAAGAGTGGAGGGCACATGCGCCCCGGCTTCACAGGGACTTAGAGTCATCCATGGGTTTCTTGACCAGGTGGACCTGCACCTGTCATCGTTACCACCGTCCCACGGCCGGGTCCTAAGTCCTCAGTGGGGCCTATGAGGTCCTCGTCTGCTGATGCCTCCCACTGACCGGGCACCGCTGGCCTCTGTTCCAGTTACCCTGGGCACTCTCAGTGCCTCCCTTCCTGGCTGCGGGCACACACCATCCCCTCTGCTTCGGCCCTTCTGCCCACCCTTCTCATCCTGGTTTCTCCCACACAACTCATGGAGGACGTCGCCCCCCTCAGCCTTCCTGGGGAGGCTGCCCTGCACAAGGTTGCCTCACAGAGACCAGATCACTTCCCCGATGGTTCTTATTTTGGCTTAGACGCGCACTCTCATTCCTGTGCTGATCTGATTAATGCCCGTGGCTGCCACTAACCAACGTCCAGCCTCCTCGAGGGCAGAGCGCTGGCCACGGaggccccagccccgccctgccccgACAGAAGTGGCAGGGGGTGTGCAGTCTGTATgcctctgcccccttcccctgccccctgtACTCGCCTCCCCAGAGCAGGGCATCGGGGTGTGGTGCCCACTGACCGGGTGCAACAGGACAGGCCTCCGGATTCTGACATTTGTGCTGAAGGAATCTGAGGTTATCCCATTATCTCCTTAAGAAGAGGGAAGACGCGGAATGGGGATGCTTCTTGGCAGACCGCCTGACGGAGAACAGCTTCGATGTGCAGATTTGCAGGAATTTTCCCAGCCACTGCTCAGGCTGCCAAGTTCGATTTCTGAGGTAGCACAGCCAACACAGACCtctcttgttgtttttccctttgataTCAGCGTTGGCACCTAGGGCGTGCTAGGTAGGATGTTTTTATGGTGAAGTGAAGCCAAGAATTTAAAGATAAATGTGCAAATTGCATTCATGTTTGCAGAAAACATAGTGCTGACAAACTTGGCAAGAACTCTGATGAGTGACCACCTGTCACGTGCAAATACCACCTTCCTGATTGTCTGGAAAAATTAAACACCTGGCTGGTCACTGAACAGTACATTAAaggcaattttaaaaggtaaagccAGCTCACTGGTGGAGGGTACCTGGAGGCTGTTTCTACCTGGATAAAGATGTTTTCATTCCTCCCTGATGATCGAGGAAGGATACGGTGGAAACTGGTATCCTTGCATTGGTCAGAAACGCAGAAGTCTTATTTCCTTTTCGGTTAGTGTGTTGAtctatttgtttttatagttacaaacagaaaaacaacaactgTATGCTTGAAATACAGTGGAtttcaactcaaaaaaaaaaatgttttcattcctGATGCAGTCAAAGGCTGTGATCCCCTAGTCTCGGTAAATGGAGCAGCAATGAGGTCAAAGGGTGTCTGCACAGCTGATGCCCCAGGCCAGCAAAATGTGCAAGTGTCTTCAGACCTCGAGGGAGGGTTTTATGCAGCTGTTACAAAGGCCCCCGTTGCTATAGCTGGCAGTACCTCGCCTCTAGCGCATCCCCGACCAATGATCGGCATGTTTTGCGGCTACGGAGTTGTTAAGCCCCAGGAGTCGAGAAGGTCCTGCAGCTGAAAAGGAGGACGGCCAGCAAGACTCTCCCCGCTCCACCGCATGATTTATGACTCCAAGGTCAAAGGCAGTGTCAGTGCTCATTTTTAACAGGTTATGGAGAGAGCGGTCTGCACAGAAGAATGCTGTCGTCCCCTCCCACCACCGCAGCACCTTGCTCCAGCGTTCCTGATAAAAGAGAGCCGCAGCTGGAAAGAACTCGAAACTCACGGTCTCCCTTTGTGCGTGTTTcaggtgggaaactgaggctcagtgaggttaCAGCACTCCCCACGGGGCTGGCTGGCGCGGAGCTCCCCTGCCTCCAGGGGCTTTTCTTTCCATCACCTGAGGCTGCCTTGCCTTCAACCATCACCAACTAAGTTGAAAAGGTTGCATTTTTAATTACTCAGCAGAGCGGGAGTGTTGCCAAGACTCTGGGTCGGTGCCCCGTCTTGCCCGTCAGAGAGTGTGCCCAGTGTGAGTCACTGTGGGCGATCCAAGAGAGGACCCCAGGCCCTACCCAGGCTGTGGCAGAGGCCCGGCAGCGCAGTCAGACCACTGCCTGTGCTGTGAACCCCTCACCTCGCTGCCATCAGCCTGCGTAGTTCACACAGGTCAGTTCAACCGCATCTATCAAGTGGTCGCCCTGCAAGGCACCGCCAGGCACTGGGGAACAAAGAAACAGTTCACTTTCAAAGGCTGTCAAGAGGTTACAGTTACAGGAGGCCCAGCACCGACTGCCTCCAGATGCCCAGGGTAACTCTAGTGTGTACTGCCAGGGCGGGGGTGGTCTGGTCGTGTCTGcgtgcgtgtgtttgtgtgcgcATGTGTTTGTGTGCGCATGTGTATGCGTGCATGTGGGTTCAAGGGGCTCCGTGCCTTAGTTAGGAGTTTCCAATCCACAGCCATGTCTCCAGTCTGTAGTGCAGACTTGGCTACACATTTTCTCTCTGAGACAGATGGGGACCACCCAGTGCAGACCCGGAACATCTGCATATCCACCTCGTCCCCAGCCTACACACCACACTGATCGCCACTGATCACTGCTTCCGGGTCACTGGGCTGGCTAGTCACGTGCAGGAGTAAGTGCCCAATGGTAaggctgtttcttttttcattcatgaaGGGAGAAGCTGGCATCTACAGCCACGTGGACAGAACCACCAGGTTAGTCCTCTAAGAGTCACCGTGTGCTGGCTGGGGAAAGGCCTCCTGATTTTAGAGGCAGAACTCTGAggacctgggttcagtcccttgCCGGGTCACGTGACACTGGATGCAGGACCCGCACTTGGCTCTCCTGCCCGTTCCTGGAACATGAGGGGTCTGCTCACATCCCTGAAGCCTGGCTTTGGCCCGATCGCTTCAGGGAAGGGCCTTGTTCCCTTTGCCCCGGCTCTCAGGGAGGAGCCCTGGCCCATGGTGGAAGTGGGGCATCCCCTCTGGGCCCTGCCTCAGCCTTCTTTAGCTCCCTAGCAGCCCCCTGTGCCCACCTTGGAGCCTGCAGGCTGCCGGAGGAGACATGAGTCTGGCAGGTCCCGGACCAGGTCAGGCCCAGGACGTTTTTTCTCTTGAAGCCTCCTTGCCAGGAAGCCGTGAGCGCCACAAGCCTGACCCTCGGGTGAGCGGAGGGGCCTCTCCTCAGAGGCCCTGCTCCCCGCCCGCCCCAGTATCTTCCTCTCACCGTCAGGACCCCCGAGCCAAAGCCAGGAGTGTCCTGGCTGAGCTGAGCCGGGGCCCCCATGGTGCTCCCTGTACACAGCACAGCCCGCTTGCCGTCCAGCCTCCCACAGAAGCCCTACCCGCATCTCCGCAGCCCCCGCCTCCACTTTTGGCAGGAAGCAGGATCGAAGCTCCTCTTAGGCCAGTTCTGTTCTTTGGGGAAAGATAATTCATCCTTGCGTGAACATCAGGCAGAAACTTATGGCCTTTAACTGTGTTCGGCCTACGTTTGTTTATTATCTACATCTGGCTGATGTTATCCTGAACATAGACCTTTTTTTAATAGCGGTGATAGAGCTGCTTCCTCCATTCAAACTCGGGGCTGATTTCCATCTgccttctctgggcttctttcGCCTTCCCTtgctcccctcccacccagagGGAGGGGGCAAGAAATCCCATCATTGGAGCTAGATGAGATGTATCCTCTCTGCTTCTTTATTATGGACCTGGTTTCACACCTCGTAATAAACCCCACTCCAGGTCTCTCTAAACCTTTTCTACTCACAAAAAGCCTGCTACCGTCCCAGGACAATCAGGGTGACACTTGTGATTGCAAGCAGGCAttgggtcggggggggggggtggtcagGGGGTGACAGAGTCTGGGCCCAAGGCTGTCACACACAAATCTCTCTGCACAAGGGCCCCGGAACAGCAGCAAAGGGAAAGCACTGGGaggcatctcccttcctccccctctttccAAACACGCTGTGTCCCCACCACAGGCAGAGAGAGGGTCTGTGCAGAGCAGGGGTCCCGGGTCCCTCCACCCTCCGGACAGTCCTCTCCCAGGCAGAGCTGCTGGGAGCCACTGCTCCCTGgcatcctcccttctccccccctCAAAACACAGCCAGAGTTTCGGGAATGATTCACATCCTAGATCAGGTCTCAGAGGGTCCTACCCCCATGGAAGCATCCTTCTGAAAGCCAGCatcctggggagaggggaagccTGAGGGGCTCTGATGCTCTTGGGGGTGCACGAAGACTGCGGGAAGCAGGTGCCTGTGGAGGAAGGTGGTGGTTCTCAGGGGAGCATGCAGCACGGGCGGTCTGCTGGGCTGTAGGTGGTGCAGATCCCTTGGAGGTGGCCTCGCTGGGTGGGTGGTGAGGGCATCTCAGAAGGTGGTGGTCCTGGTGAGGGGGACCTTCTTGCGGCTGGGTTCTGGTTGCCTGGGCTCCTGCTGGCAGGGTAGTGGGGGGCATGAGACTCCTGTGCCCCCTCTGCTCTTGAGGGCGGTGGCACAGTAGTCCAGTGGCTCTTGGTCTGCACCACCGAAGGCATCCAGGAGACAGTAGCTCAGGCAGAGAACCCGCTGGAAGGACCTGCGGAAGTTGTCAGAAAGGAAGCCGCAGAGGATGGGGCTGGCGCAGCTGTTGGCTGAGGATGCGGGACACGTGGTGGACGGGGGCATCCAGGCCCGTCACAGAGAGATTCAGCAGCTGCACCGCGTAGAAAGGCAGCCAGCAGAGCACGAAGACGGCCGCCACCGCCAGCACCGGCCCCATGATCCTCTTCTCCGAGCACTTCCGCTGCTGCCAGCCGGCCGGTAGCGCCAGCGCCCACATCTTGCCCACGATGAGCACGCAGCACAGGCCGACGGGCAGCAGGAAGCCCAGCAGGAAAGTGCAGACCACGAAGACCACCGACCACACTGGGTGCGGCCAGTGCAGGTTGCAGGCCACAGCCCGGCCGCCGCGAGCCGGCCTGGTGTCGGCGAAGGCGGCAATGGTCTGGGTGACCAGCGAGGACGACAGCCACACACCTGCCGGCCAGTCTGGCCACGCCGGGCCGGCGGCAGGTGGCAGCGCGCAGCGGGTGCGCCATAGCCAGGTAGCAGTCCACGCTGAGCACGGCCGGGCAGAAGACGCTGGGGAATGAGTTGAGGCCGTCCACGCTAAGCACCGCGCGGCACAGCGCCGGGCCGAAGGGCCAGTGGTGCAGGGCGGCCGACAAGGCCACGAAGGGCACGCTCAGCATGAAGAGCTCGTCGGCCGCAGCCAGGTTCAGTAGGTAGATGTTGGTGGCCGTCTTCATCTTGGCGTAGCGTAGGATCACGAAGATGACCAGGGCGTTGCCCGCCACGCACACCAGCGCAGAGACGCACTGGATGGCTACCGTCCCCGCCGCCACCGCCTCCTCCGTCGCCGCCGGGGGGCCAGGCCGTCTTGACTCTTTCCTCGCCCCCGAGAGGTGGCGTCGGGGGAGCGCTCATCCCGGGATGGGGGAGGCCGGGaaggcggtggcggcggcgcggCGGAGCGGGCATGGACGGCGCTGCGCCCCGGAGACCGGCGGGGCTTCGGGGCAGACGGGCGCCTTTCCCTGCTCCGCCCAAAGCTGGGCGCTCCCGCCCACCCgcgcccagccctgccccacgcAGACCCCGGCTTCTCCGGCCTTTGCCACCTTCTCCCCTGCTCTGCTCTCCGGCACCCGCAGCCGCGGGGGCAGGGTGGCCTGGAGTCCTCCGTTTGGATCCTGAGGCCCCCGGGATGGCGGGGACTCACCTGTGCGCACAGAGCCGATTGCGCTGACATCCTCCCATCTCCAGCCCCGCCCCTGTCCCGTTCATCCTCTGAAGACCCGCAGGGTCTGTCCCGCCTGAAACTCTTTTTATGGGCAGAGCCCGAGGCTCCTGCTGGCGTCGTGGGCAGTTCCACGTCCGCCCGGGCCCCCATCGCTCCCTCCCCGCACCCCGCGCAGCCGCGGATCCCGCGACCTTTTCCACTGGATttaggtggggctgggggttgaGGTGGGAAATGGACACGCGGAAGCAGAGATGCCACAGGAGAAGGCCAGCCTCTGACCCAGGTGCTCCGTGCGCGGGCCAGCACGGACGGAGGCGGAGAGCACCAGACCCAGACCCCAGGAAACCTCCGCCCCGCGACTCGGCTTCCCCGGAGGCGGAGTCTGCACCCGGATATCTGAAATGTGCCTGGGAGGGGTGGTCAGGAAGGGTCGCAGGTCCTCCCTGGGTCTCCTTCTCCTCCTAAACTCTGGAGAATGCGAGTTCACACCCCCAGGCTGGACCATCCCGTGCTGGACACCCACCAAGCAGCCCCCAGTCCCAGCCGTCTCTGCTAGTCGGCACAGGGCACAGCAGAGTTCCTGAAGTGGGGGTTTGCCCTGGAAAATTGTGGGGTGCCGGCCCTTGGGAGCCCCGCCTCTGTGGGCGGTGGCCTCCTTGAGCCCCAGATCAGTCCTGAAAGCCTCTGGTACATCAGGAAGGGGCTCCCAGATTAAACTGAAATCCGGCGTATCGGAGGCCGCGAGCAGGGAATCACAGTGTTTGCACAAATAGTGTCCCCAGATTCCGTGTTTAGAGAGGAATCAGAGAGGCAGCTGAGACTCGGGCCATCCCACAGCAGTGACTTCTCCAGTGGGGGGGGGCACACGGGCATGGGCCTTTCTCCTGCAGTGGACTTGGGGGGCGGGGACACGGGCCCCCAGGCAAGATGGGCTTGTCCTGAGATGGACACTCTCCTGTGCTGTCTCATTTCCCTACTTCACTCTCAAGTCCCCTTGCACCTTGACCCCCAAGCCCAGGTTGGGAGCAGGATGCCTTAGCtttgaaaaattactaaaatgaggaaaaaaagttGAGTTGATACCAAGCGTCACTGTCCTTGACACAGCGTCATCGTAATGACAAAGCCTCACAGACTTGAAGAACGAGAGGTGGGGAAATCCAGGATCAATGCTGAGGTTTGTCCTCAAAGTCAGGAAAATGCCACGCGGCTGACTTGCCAGGGGTTTGGTTCAGCTGGTGGTGTGTGAGGAGGAGGCAAATTTGGAACAGAGGTGGTTTTGAAGGCAGGGTAGATTAAGGTGACTGCCTTGGTCGGAATCCCCACTCCACTGcctccctgctgtgtgaccctgggcaagttactcaacctctctgtaaAGCGGCATCAGTCTTGGCGCTATCGCGTGGGCTGTCATGTGGGCTAAATAAGCCGACACGTGGGAAGCAGTTACAACAGTGTTTGGCACCCATAAGCACTATATGTGATCATTATTATTAACACCCCCAACCAGGGAGCTTGGTAGGTCAGAGCTCCTGGGTGCGAGTGTGTTTGCCCTGAGCACGCTGACCTAGGCACTGGATCCCCTTCATCAGTGCAGGTGAGCTGGGAGGGGCAGGCGTCGCTCCTGGGACAGAGGAGCTGAGAGGCTGGGTGCAGACCCCTCTAA
Protein-coding regions in this window:
- the SSTR4 gene encoding LOW QUALITY PROTEIN: somatostatin receptor type 4 (The sequence of the model RefSeq protein was modified relative to this genomic sequence to represent the inferred CDS: inserted 6 bases in 3 codons), which gives rise to MSAPPTPPLGGEERVKTAWPXPAATEEAVAAGTVAIQCVSALVCVAGNALVIFVILRYAKMKTATNIYLLNLAAADELFMLSVPFVALSAALHHWPFGPALCRAVLSVDGLNSFPSVFCPAVLSVDCYLAMAHPLRAATCRRPGVARLAGXGVWLSSSLVTQTIAAFADTRPARGGRAVACNLHWPHPVWSVVFVVCTFLLGFLLPVGLCCVLIVGKMWALALPAGWQQRKCSEKRIMGPVLAVAAVFVLCWLPFYAVQLLNLSVTGLDAPVHHVSRILXANSCASPILCGFLSDNFRRSFQRVLCLSYCLLDAFGGADQEPLDYCATALKSRGGTGVSCPPLPCQQEPRQPEPSRKKVPLTRTTTF